The following proteins are encoded in a genomic region of Sorangiineae bacterium MSr12523:
- a CDS encoding response regulator — translation MDTRFPSAPALVYPDALDSCSRSESERNLGGVHVLVVDDDAENRAAIQELLEDNGVRITTAANVSDALETFEHDVPDVVLSDLGMPGEDGFDLIRRIRARPKDQGGAVPAAALTGQTRLEDRRKALRAGFMKHVAKPVDAYELIAIVSSLVRTAA, via the coding sequence ATGGACACTCGATTCCCGAGCGCACCGGCGCTCGTGTACCCTGACGCGCTCGATTCATGTTCCCGTTCCGAATCGGAACGGAATCTCGGCGGAGTGCACGTCCTGGTCGTGGACGACGACGCGGAGAACCGAGCTGCGATTCAAGAACTGCTCGAGGACAATGGCGTGCGGATTACGACGGCCGCGAATGTGTCCGATGCCTTGGAAACGTTCGAACACGATGTGCCGGACGTGGTGCTATCGGACTTGGGAATGCCGGGCGAAGACGGCTTCGACTTGATCCGGCGTATCCGAGCACGGCCCAAGGACCAAGGCGGCGCAGTGCCTGCCGCGGCGCTCACGGGGCAAACGCGGCTCGAAGATCGTCGCAAAGCGCTGCGCGCTGGGTTCATGAAACACGTCGCGAAGCCCGTCGATGCCTACGAACTGATCGCCATTGTATCGTCGCTGGTGCGCACGGCCGCTTGA
- a CDS encoding peroxiredoxin, translating into MPFRAARVLISAALLSATFIGCHNEEAPPPASPAPTTGDVNVASAAPPAQTAAPGSTPGENPNAPRAISVGSAPPDFTTKAHDGTTLSLSSLKGKPVVIYFYPKDESPACTKEACSFRDSWNELRKKDAVLIGVSADSEKSHQDFAQHYKLPFLLVSDPQGVIARSFGVSFEGGMADRQTVVIGADGKVKKIYRTVDVSKHATEVAKDLSS; encoded by the coding sequence ATGCCGTTCCGTGCCGCACGTGTTCTCATTTCCGCCGCGCTGCTCTCCGCAACGTTCATTGGTTGCCATAATGAGGAGGCGCCCCCGCCCGCTTCTCCTGCTCCCACCACTGGCGACGTGAACGTCGCCTCGGCCGCGCCGCCGGCGCAAACCGCCGCGCCCGGCTCCACGCCAGGGGAAAATCCCAACGCGCCCCGCGCGATTTCCGTCGGCAGCGCGCCGCCGGACTTCACGACGAAGGCCCACGACGGCACCACCCTCAGCCTCTCGTCCCTCAAGGGAAAGCCCGTGGTCATCTACTTCTACCCCAAGGATGAGAGCCCGGCCTGCACCAAGGAGGCTTGCTCGTTCCGCGACTCTTGGAACGAGCTCCGAAAGAAGGACGCCGTCCTCATTGGCGTCTCGGCCGACAGCGAAAAGTCGCACCAAGACTTCGCGCAGCACTACAAGTTGCCCTTCCTCCTGGTGAGCGATCCCCAAGGTGTTATCGCCCGGTCGTTTGGCGTGTCCTTCGAAGGCGGGATGGCCGACCGTCAGACCGTCGTCATCGGCGCGGACGGGAAGGTCAAGAAGATCTACCGCACCGTCGACGTGTCCAAGCACGCAACCGAGGTTGCCAAAGACCTGAGCTCATAA
- a CDS encoding nuclear transport factor 2 family protein, whose protein sequence is MLTSFLRRSNVAGIVAAAAVVASLAAAPAASADNTSESTTGDRSDRTASNKALVRYVYDQLFNKGNLSVIDAFIAPNYIQHSPALADGPEAFRQHLIALHANFPQSHHAIVRVLAEGDLVLVHGNAVQVPGTKGQSVMDVFRVAGTKIVEHWDVVQSVPDSTASGADMFTTLSEPRLNGPDPLASTIRSERIAVDYFTRMSEDHDLTAIDHYLAEPYYQHDPNLPHGVPAAKAAYAYIFKMFPEFTASSLKIIADGDLVAVRYHYKTSPTDRGQAIVDMFRVRNGKIVEHWDVAQDVPATSANGNTMF, encoded by the coding sequence ATGCTCACGAGCTTCCTTCGTCGCAGCAACGTCGCGGGGATCGTAGCCGCAGCCGCTGTAGTCGCCTCGCTTGCCGCCGCGCCTGCGGCTTCGGCCGACAATACCAGTGAATCCACTACGGGGGACCGTAGCGACCGAACGGCGAGCAACAAGGCACTGGTCAGATATGTCTACGACCAACTGTTCAATAAGGGAAATCTCTCGGTCATCGATGCATTCATTGCCCCCAACTACATTCAGCACAGTCCCGCCTTGGCCGACGGCCCGGAGGCTTTTCGACAGCACCTGATCGCGTTACATGCCAATTTTCCCCAAAGCCATCATGCTATCGTACGCGTCTTGGCCGAAGGCGATCTCGTCCTGGTCCACGGCAATGCCGTCCAAGTCCCTGGCACCAAGGGCCAATCGGTCATGGATGTCTTCCGCGTTGCGGGCACCAAAATCGTCGAGCATTGGGATGTGGTGCAGTCCGTTCCGGATAGCACTGCCAGTGGGGCCGATATGTTCACGACATTGAGTGAGCCACGTCTCAATGGCCCGGATCCCCTCGCTTCGACCATTCGGAGCGAGCGGATCGCCGTCGACTACTTCACCCGCATGAGCGAAGACCACGATTTGACGGCGATTGACCACTACCTCGCCGAACCGTACTACCAGCACGATCCCAATTTGCCTCATGGCGTCCCTGCCGCGAAGGCCGCCTATGCCTACATCTTCAAAATGTTTCCCGAGTTCACGGCCTCCTCGCTCAAAATCATCGCCGACGGTGATCTCGTTGCCGTTCGTTACCACTACAAGACGAGCCCGACGGACCGTGGGCAAGCCATCGTGGATATGTTCCGCGTTCGCAATGGAAAGATCGTAGAACACTGGGACGTGGCCCAGGACGTCCCGGCTACATCCGCCAACGGCAACACCATGTTCTGA
- a CDS encoding LytTR family DNA-binding domain-containing protein, whose product MRPEEKLRVVVLEDEWVARNFLVEMIEATGIASVIGAMETFDEAVAFMSKAPSSIDVVFVDINLVGSAHNGLELIQQFVKRPGAPAFVLATALREHALEAFEMGVVDYVLKPFDERRVLKCLEKLHAARRNSAYASEPSRPLRIIARNKRNLVFLTLGEVWAVEASEGMTQVHSGRGTFDIDISLDTIATSFGREFLRVHRNWLVSEEHVLELERDSGESALLVGSRTPGGSSLRVPIARDRLSSLRARLMHEGVGMRRR is encoded by the coding sequence ATGAGACCCGAGGAGAAGCTCCGAGTCGTCGTCCTCGAGGACGAATGGGTCGCGCGAAACTTTCTCGTCGAGATGATCGAAGCTACCGGTATCGCCTCGGTCATCGGCGCGATGGAAACCTTCGACGAGGCCGTCGCATTCATGAGCAAGGCTCCGTCGAGCATCGATGTCGTGTTCGTCGACATCAACCTCGTCGGCTCCGCCCACAACGGACTCGAGCTCATTCAGCAATTCGTCAAGCGCCCTGGCGCACCGGCCTTCGTGTTGGCCACGGCCCTGCGAGAGCACGCCCTCGAGGCATTCGAGATGGGCGTGGTCGATTACGTGCTCAAACCTTTCGACGAGAGAAGGGTCCTGAAGTGCCTCGAGAAGCTCCACGCAGCCCGCCGAAACTCCGCGTACGCATCGGAGCCGAGTCGCCCATTACGCATCATCGCGCGCAACAAACGGAATCTGGTCTTCTTGACCCTTGGCGAGGTGTGGGCAGTCGAGGCCTCCGAGGGAATGACCCAGGTCCATTCCGGTCGCGGCACATTCGATATCGATATATCGCTGGACACGATCGCAACGTCCTTCGGTCGCGAGTTTCTGCGCGTTCATCGGAACTGGCTGGTGAGTGAGGAGCACGTTCTCGAACTCGAACGCGATTCCGGCGAGTCCGCGCTCCTCGTTGGCAGTCGAACCCCCGGCGGCTCCTCGTTGCGGGTACCCATCGCCAGGGATCGGTTATCCAGCCTGCGGGCTCGTTTGATGCACGAAGGGGTGGGCATGAGGCGACGGTAG